The following are encoded in a window of Aerococcus sanguinicola genomic DNA:
- the coaA gene encoding type I pantothenate kinase: protein MIEAETYHIIDRVQWRDYRERVHPSIEIHLTEKQLRKIISLNDELSVTDALEVYEPLTQLIAIYRDNYSRLQRRRNHFLGIEAEVPPFMIAISGSVAVGKSTTARLLRLFLSQAFPDLNVDLVTTDGFLYPNEELVKRGILNRKGFPESYDMPKLLQFLTDVKNNKRNIAFPVYSHENYDIVEGAKQVLKNPNILIVEGINVLQLDDKEQVFVGDFADLSIYVDADTACIERWYYERFKMLMHKAAENPDNHHYRYSQMEEDQAMAEAKRIWQEINLVNLNEYILPTRNRADMVIHKRDNHYIDQLWMKKY from the coding sequence TTGATTGAAGCAGAAACCTATCATATTATTGACCGCGTCCAATGGCGAGACTACCGGGAACGAGTTCACCCCTCGATTGAAATTCATTTAACGGAGAAACAATTGAGAAAGATTATCTCCCTCAATGATGAATTGTCGGTAACAGATGCCCTGGAAGTCTATGAGCCCCTGACCCAATTAATTGCTATTTACCGTGACAATTATAGCCGTTTGCAGCGGCGGCGCAACCACTTCCTAGGAATTGAAGCCGAGGTTCCACCCTTTATGATTGCGATTTCAGGCTCGGTAGCGGTCGGCAAGTCAACCACCGCCCGTCTCTTGCGGCTCTTTTTATCCCAGGCCTTCCCTGATTTAAATGTGGACTTAGTCACGACTGATGGTTTTCTTTATCCTAATGAGGAATTGGTTAAACGGGGGATTCTAAATCGCAAGGGCTTCCCTGAAAGCTATGATATGCCCAAACTTCTGCAATTTCTGACGGATGTGAAGAATAACAAACGGAATATTGCCTTTCCTGTTTATTCCCATGAGAATTATGATATTGTCGAGGGGGCTAAGCAGGTCTTGAAGAATCCCAATATCTTGATTGTTGAAGGCATTAATGTGCTCCAGTTGGATGACAAGGAGCAAGTGTTTGTGGGCGATTTTGCAGACCTATCAATCTATGTGGATGCCGATACGGCCTGTATTGAACGCTGGTATTATGAGCGCTTCAAGATGCTCATGCATAAGGCAGCAGAGAACCCTGATAACCACCATTACCGGTATAGTCAGATGGAGGAAGACCAGGCCATGGCAGAAGCCAAGCGAATCTGGCAAGAGATTAACCTGGTCAATTTAAATGAATACATCCTACCCACTCGCAACCGGGCTGATATGGTAATCCATAAGCGGGACAACCATTATATCGACCAACTCTGGATGAAAAAGTA
- a CDS encoding acyl-[acyl-carrier-protein] thioesterase has product MAAYSKEFVLTELFCDAYGDLTMKGMVDLVFQLVANQEYDWPSDLTPAGYNWIVLNHHFTCQALPRLGDKVRLETEIIEVNRFFVYRYYRFYDSGGQVVVTGQSQFSLMDLSKRKIVRIPDQLQAENTGEKAERPYRFKKTLKQVDTLSEARVHYSEIDANQHVNNSVYLSWVLNQLPSAFVADRRVQTFDISYDHELGLGQDYQLASRIEEEGTPAQSWHQVLMGENSCARIHVGWLLRDGN; this is encoded by the coding sequence AAGGGGATGGTGGACCTAGTTTTCCAATTAGTGGCTAACCAGGAATATGATTGGCCTTCTGACCTGACTCCAGCAGGCTACAATTGGATTGTTTTGAACCATCACTTTACTTGTCAAGCCCTACCACGTTTGGGCGATAAGGTCCGGTTAGAGACGGAGATTATTGAAGTCAACCGCTTCTTTGTCTACCGCTACTACCGCTTCTATGATTCAGGCGGTCAGGTTGTGGTCACGGGACAATCTCAGTTTAGCTTGATGGACTTATCTAAGCGTAAGATTGTCCGGATTCCTGACCAGCTCCAAGCTGAAAATACTGGTGAAAAGGCTGAACGTCCCTATCGTTTTAAAAAGACATTAAAGCAAGTTGATACTTTGTCAGAAGCAAGGGTTCACTATAGCGAAATTGATGCCAACCAGCACGTGAATAATTCGGTCTACCTCAGCTGGGTCCTTAACCAACTTCCAAGTGCTTTCGTAGCTGATCGCCGCGTCCAGACCTTCGATATCTCTTATGACCATGAACTAGGACTGGGTCAAGACTATCAGCTGGCAAGTCGAATTGAAGAAGAGGGGACACCAGCCCAAAGCTGGCACCAGGTTCTCATGGGAGAAAATTCCTGTGCCCGGATCCATGTGGGCTGGCTTTTACGAGATGGAAACTAA